The sequence CGCGCTCTGTCACGTTGGCCTGGTCCAGCTTGTCCCGGACCTCCCACTTCAGCGAGGCCGGGACGATGAGCCGGTGGACGCCTCGCTTCTGGTTCTCGAGGAAGGCGTCCAGCCGCAGCAGCGGGCCGTTCATCACCGAGAACAGCGCGAACTGGTTCACGATGCGGTCGTCCAGCGAGGGCGGCTCCAAGAAGAGCACGAAGGGGTGCTTCGTCAGCCGGTCGAACACGGACAGCTCTCTCGCCACCGACGCGAGCATCTCCGCCGTGAAGACGTCCGCGCCCTCTTCCCGGAGCTGGGCCTGCAAGGGTTTGGGCAGCAGCCGGTTCGTCTGGTGGTAGTCCACGCACCACACCACCCCGTCCGTGTCGTACAGCTCCGGGTCCTCCGTCAGGAAGTGGAGCGCCACGTAGGGGCTGAACGTCCAGTCCAGAAGCCGCGTCGGCAGTCCGTGATGCTGCGCCAGCGCCAGCCAGTCCCAGACCGACGCGCAGGGCTGGGTGCCTCCGCGCGCGTACTTGCGAAA comes from Hyalangium minutum and encodes:
- a CDS encoding FRG domain-containing protein, with protein sequence MKEERVNSWLELQEALFAGSWNEGLRRFRPSFAFRGVPNARHDLSTSLNRHEGDFAAHEKDLLRAFRKYARGGTQPCASVWDWLALAQHHGLPTRLLDWTFSPYVALHFLTEDPELYDTDGVVWCVDYHQTNRLLPKPLQAQLREEGADVFTAEMLASVARELSVFDRLTKHPFVLFLEPPSLDDRIVNQFALFSVMNGPLLRLDAFLENQKRGVHRLIVPASLKWEVRDKLDQANVTERVLFPGLDGLSRWLRRYYSSRPR